The following coding sequences lie in one Benincasa hispida cultivar B227 chromosome 6, ASM972705v1, whole genome shotgun sequence genomic window:
- the LOC120080482 gene encoding beta-taxilin isoform X2 — MENPGLNHPPEVDSLRDDFVESSAETQTPSTQIFEQAKLLDCQHKTLPESDCSDGQRHEVTENVETEKCSSEKTQKLETLAVVSSESEKFNNSESLEKMADKGCTELAETDILNIKEISNEATTNESGCSKVKEQAQDEPQSSDKATGGGLDASTSHGKEISATKVIQTTKNIKSESAEVKRKNPKRTFKSEKEFLEFTLKYQQVHAERDAAIVVRDKLESLCRELQRQNKMLMDECKRVSTEGQSLRTELSVKFQDAIKDVSNKLEEQKDECLAQLKENETLRNKLKQLVDQFSLSEQQFTQKLKQKTLELQLADLKTKQCEEKLFQEQSQMKVYAEQISQLLSTEKNLRLQLTADGEKFQQFQDALVKSNEVFETFKQEIEKMTKSIKELKKENSFLKSKCEKSDVTLIELLDEREGLKKQLEKMKNQKEKLESLCRSLQAERKQSSMGSNNSDSPSV, encoded by the exons ATGGAGAACCCAGGTCTAAATCACCCTCCTGAAGTAGATTCACTACGAGATGATTTTGTTGAAAGCTCTGCAGAAACTCAAACGCCTTCGACACAAATTTTTGAACAAGCAAAGCTGTTAGATTGCCAACACAAAACTTTACCAGAATCTGACTGTTCTGATGGGCAAAGGCATGAGGTCACGGAAAATGTTGAAACTGAGAAGTGCAGTTCAGAGAAGACCCAAAAGTTGGAAACTTTAGCTGTTGTTTCATCTGAATCAGAAAAGTTCAATAATTCGGAGAGTTTGGAAAAGATGGCTGATAAGGGCTGTACGGAACTAGCAGAAACTGACATTCTTAACATAAAAGAAATTTCTAACGAAGCTACAACTAACGAGTCTGGCTGCAGCAAAGTAAAAGAACAAGCTCAAGATGAACCTCAAAGTTCAGACAAGG CCACTGGTGGAGGTTTAGATGCATCAACGTCACATGGGAAGGAAATATCTGCGACAAAGGTTATTCAAACtacaaaaaacataaaatct GAAAGTGCTGAAGTCAAACGCAAGAATCCAAAGCGTACATTTAAGTCAGAAAAGGAGTTTCTTGAATTTACTTTAAAGTATCAGCAAGTTCATGCAGAAAGAGATGCAG CTATTGTTGTACGGGACAAGTTGGAGTCACTATGCAGGGAGTTGCAACGTCAAAATAAAATGCTAATG GACGAATGCAAACGGGTCTCAACTGAGGGACAAAGCCTCAGAACAGAATTATCAGTTAAGTTTCAAGATGCAATCAAG GATGTTAGCAATAAGCTAGAGGAGCAAAAGGATGAATGCCTTGCACAGCTGAAAGAGAATGAAAC CTTAAGGAACAAACTGAAGCAGCTTGTTGATCAGTTCTCTCTTTCCGAACAACAATTCACACAAAAG TTGAAGCAGAAAACACTTGAACTTCAGCTTGCTGATCTGAAAACTAAGCAATGTGAGGAGAAATTGTTTCAGGAACAATCTCAAATGAAAGTATATGCAGAGCAAATTTCACAATTATTGTCAACAGAAAAGAATCTGCGTTTACAACTAACAGCTGATGGAGAAAAATTTCAACAATTTCAA GATGCATTAGTAAAAAGCAACGAGGTATTTGAAACCTTCAAACAAGAAATTGAGAAG atGACAAAATCCATCAAGGAACTCAAGAAGGAAAATTCATTCTTGAAGAGCAAATGTGAGAAATCAGATGTTACTCTGATTGAGCTTCTTGATGAG CGTGAGGGCTTGAAGAAACAGCTGGAGAAAATGAAGAACCAGAAGGAAAAGCTCGAATCCTTGTGTCGATCACTACAAGCGGAAAGGAAACAAAGTTCTATGGGAAGCAATAACTCTGATTCACCTTCAGTTTGA
- the LOC120080482 gene encoding beta-taxilin isoform X1, with amino-acid sequence MWRTVLGSKWVMENPGLNHPPEVDSLRDDFVESSAETQTPSTQIFEQAKLLDCQHKTLPESDCSDGQRHEVTENVETEKCSSEKTQKLETLAVVSSESEKFNNSESLEKMADKGCTELAETDILNIKEISNEATTNESGCSKVKEQAQDEPQSSDKATGGGLDASTSHGKEISATKVIQTTKNIKSESAEVKRKNPKRTFKSEKEFLEFTLKYQQVHAERDAAIVVRDKLESLCRELQRQNKMLMDECKRVSTEGQSLRTELSVKFQDAIKDVSNKLEEQKDECLAQLKENETLRNKLKQLVDQFSLSEQQFTQKLKQKTLELQLADLKTKQCEEKLFQEQSQMKVYAEQISQLLSTEKNLRLQLTADGEKFQQFQDALVKSNEVFETFKQEIEKMTKSIKELKKENSFLKSKCEKSDVTLIELLDEREGLKKQLEKMKNQKEKLESLCRSLQAERKQSSMGSNNSDSPSV; translated from the exons ATGTGGCGCACCGTTCTAGGGAGTAAATGG GTTATGGAGAACCCAGGTCTAAATCACCCTCCTGAAGTAGATTCACTACGAGATGATTTTGTTGAAAGCTCTGCAGAAACTCAAACGCCTTCGACACAAATTTTTGAACAAGCAAAGCTGTTAGATTGCCAACACAAAACTTTACCAGAATCTGACTGTTCTGATGGGCAAAGGCATGAGGTCACGGAAAATGTTGAAACTGAGAAGTGCAGTTCAGAGAAGACCCAAAAGTTGGAAACTTTAGCTGTTGTTTCATCTGAATCAGAAAAGTTCAATAATTCGGAGAGTTTGGAAAAGATGGCTGATAAGGGCTGTACGGAACTAGCAGAAACTGACATTCTTAACATAAAAGAAATTTCTAACGAAGCTACAACTAACGAGTCTGGCTGCAGCAAAGTAAAAGAACAAGCTCAAGATGAACCTCAAAGTTCAGACAAGG CCACTGGTGGAGGTTTAGATGCATCAACGTCACATGGGAAGGAAATATCTGCGACAAAGGTTATTCAAACtacaaaaaacataaaatct GAAAGTGCTGAAGTCAAACGCAAGAATCCAAAGCGTACATTTAAGTCAGAAAAGGAGTTTCTTGAATTTACTTTAAAGTATCAGCAAGTTCATGCAGAAAGAGATGCAG CTATTGTTGTACGGGACAAGTTGGAGTCACTATGCAGGGAGTTGCAACGTCAAAATAAAATGCTAATG GACGAATGCAAACGGGTCTCAACTGAGGGACAAAGCCTCAGAACAGAATTATCAGTTAAGTTTCAAGATGCAATCAAG GATGTTAGCAATAAGCTAGAGGAGCAAAAGGATGAATGCCTTGCACAGCTGAAAGAGAATGAAAC CTTAAGGAACAAACTGAAGCAGCTTGTTGATCAGTTCTCTCTTTCCGAACAACAATTCACACAAAAG TTGAAGCAGAAAACACTTGAACTTCAGCTTGCTGATCTGAAAACTAAGCAATGTGAGGAGAAATTGTTTCAGGAACAATCTCAAATGAAAGTATATGCAGAGCAAATTTCACAATTATTGTCAACAGAAAAGAATCTGCGTTTACAACTAACAGCTGATGGAGAAAAATTTCAACAATTTCAA GATGCATTAGTAAAAAGCAACGAGGTATTTGAAACCTTCAAACAAGAAATTGAGAAG atGACAAAATCCATCAAGGAACTCAAGAAGGAAAATTCATTCTTGAAGAGCAAATGTGAGAAATCAGATGTTACTCTGATTGAGCTTCTTGATGAG CGTGAGGGCTTGAAGAAACAGCTGGAGAAAATGAAGAACCAGAAGGAAAAGCTCGAATCCTTGTGTCGATCACTACAAGCGGAAAGGAAACAAAGTTCTATGGGAAGCAATAACTCTGATTCACCTTCAGTTTGA
- the LOC120079375 gene encoding transcription factor GTE6-like isoform X1, whose amino-acid sequence MNQIDPMDAADARNFVVGDTAHAEVDGFRHQVDEIFLKVDRLEQSVNEIEQFYLTLKKKQQTGSKGSSIVKDKDKERHVPSIKKQQQEAARREAAAAKRMQELMRQFGTILRQISQHKWAWPFMQPVDVEGLGLHDYYEVIDKPMDFSTIKNQMEAKDGTGYKNVREICSDVRLVFKNAMKYNDERSDVHVMAKTLLAKFEEKWLQLLPKVTEEEKRREEEEAEALLDMQLAQEAAQAKMARDISNEIYEVDMQLDELRELVVQNCRKISTEEKRKLGAALTKLSPEDLSKALEIVAENNPSFQATAEEVDLDIDAQSESTLWRLKFFVKDALEVHAKSSASTGGGNNQNHTNSNNINSNNKRKKEICDAIARTAKKKTKKPSS is encoded by the exons atg AATCAGATTGATCCCATGGATGCAGCAGATGCCAGAAACTTTGTTGTGGGAGATACTGCTCATGCAGAAGTTGATGGCTTTAGGCATCAAGTCGATGAGATTTTTCTGAAGGTTGACAGG CTTGAGCAAAGCGTGAATGAGATAGAACAGTTCTATTTGACATTGAAAAAGAAGCAGCAAACTGGTAGTAAAGGTAGCTCTATTGTAAAGGATAAAGACAAGGAAAGACATGTTCCAAGTATTAAGAAGCAGCAGCAAGAAGCAGCTCGCAGAGAAGCTGCAGCTGCAAAGAGAATGCAAGAACTCATGCGGCAGTTTGGGACAATATTGCGTCAG ATATCACAGCATAAGTGGGCCTGGCCATTTATGCAGCCAGTAGATGTGGAAGGTCTTGGATTACACGATTATTATGAG GTGATTGACAAGCCAATGGACTTCAGcacaattaaaaatcaaatggagGCTAAAGATGGTACTGGATATAAGAATGTGAGAGAGATATGTTCCGATGTGAGATTAGTCTTCAAGAATGCAATGAAATATAATGATGAGAGAAGTGATGTCCACGTGATGGCCAAAACTTTGCTTGCAAAGTTTGAGGAGAAATGGCTTCAACTTCTGCCTAAAGTCACTGAAGAG GAAAAGAGACGAGAAGAGGAGGAAGCAGAAGCGCTGTTGGACATGCAGCTTGCTCAAGAGGCTGCTCAGGCAAAAATGGCTAGAGACATAAGTAATGAG ATTTATGAGGTAGATATGCAACTGGACGAGCTTCGAGAACTGGTCGTGCAGAACTGCAG AAAAATATCAACCGAAGAAAAGAGAAAGCTTGGAGCAGCCCTCACCAAATTGTCTCCAGAAGATCTCAGCAAAGCGTTGGAGATTGTAGCTGAAAATAACCCAAGTTTTCAGGCTACTGCTGAGGAGGTGGATCTCGATATCGATGCACAG AGTGAATCTACCTTATGGAGGTTAAAGTTTTTTGTTAAAGACGCCCTTGAAGTTCACGCTAAGAGCTCAGCGAGCACAGGTGGTGGCAACAACCAAAACCATACAAACAGCAATAACATCAATAGTaacaacaaaaggaaaaaagagattTGTGATGCTATAGCCAGAACAGCcaagaaaaaaactaaaaagccCTCTTCTTGA
- the LOC120079375 gene encoding transcription factor GTE6-like isoform X2: MDAADARNFVVGDTAHAEVDGFRHQVDEIFLKVDRLEQSVNEIEQFYLTLKKKQQTGSKGSSIVKDKDKERHVPSIKKQQQEAARREAAAAKRMQELMRQFGTILRQISQHKWAWPFMQPVDVEGLGLHDYYEVIDKPMDFSTIKNQMEAKDGTGYKNVREICSDVRLVFKNAMKYNDERSDVHVMAKTLLAKFEEKWLQLLPKVTEEEKRREEEEAEALLDMQLAQEAAQAKMARDISNEIYEVDMQLDELRELVVQNCRKISTEEKRKLGAALTKLSPEDLSKALEIVAENNPSFQATAEEVDLDIDAQSESTLWRLKFFVKDALEVHAKSSASTGGGNNQNHTNSNNINSNNKRKKEICDAIARTAKKKTKKPSS; the protein is encoded by the exons ATGGATGCAGCAGATGCCAGAAACTTTGTTGTGGGAGATACTGCTCATGCAGAAGTTGATGGCTTTAGGCATCAAGTCGATGAGATTTTTCTGAAGGTTGACAGG CTTGAGCAAAGCGTGAATGAGATAGAACAGTTCTATTTGACATTGAAAAAGAAGCAGCAAACTGGTAGTAAAGGTAGCTCTATTGTAAAGGATAAAGACAAGGAAAGACATGTTCCAAGTATTAAGAAGCAGCAGCAAGAAGCAGCTCGCAGAGAAGCTGCAGCTGCAAAGAGAATGCAAGAACTCATGCGGCAGTTTGGGACAATATTGCGTCAG ATATCACAGCATAAGTGGGCCTGGCCATTTATGCAGCCAGTAGATGTGGAAGGTCTTGGATTACACGATTATTATGAG GTGATTGACAAGCCAATGGACTTCAGcacaattaaaaatcaaatggagGCTAAAGATGGTACTGGATATAAGAATGTGAGAGAGATATGTTCCGATGTGAGATTAGTCTTCAAGAATGCAATGAAATATAATGATGAGAGAAGTGATGTCCACGTGATGGCCAAAACTTTGCTTGCAAAGTTTGAGGAGAAATGGCTTCAACTTCTGCCTAAAGTCACTGAAGAG GAAAAGAGACGAGAAGAGGAGGAAGCAGAAGCGCTGTTGGACATGCAGCTTGCTCAAGAGGCTGCTCAGGCAAAAATGGCTAGAGACATAAGTAATGAG ATTTATGAGGTAGATATGCAACTGGACGAGCTTCGAGAACTGGTCGTGCAGAACTGCAG AAAAATATCAACCGAAGAAAAGAGAAAGCTTGGAGCAGCCCTCACCAAATTGTCTCCAGAAGATCTCAGCAAAGCGTTGGAGATTGTAGCTGAAAATAACCCAAGTTTTCAGGCTACTGCTGAGGAGGTGGATCTCGATATCGATGCACAG AGTGAATCTACCTTATGGAGGTTAAAGTTTTTTGTTAAAGACGCCCTTGAAGTTCACGCTAAGAGCTCAGCGAGCACAGGTGGTGGCAACAACCAAAACCATACAAACAGCAATAACATCAATAGTaacaacaaaaggaaaaaagagattTGTGATGCTATAGCCAGAACAGCcaagaaaaaaactaaaaagccCTCTTCTTGA
- the LOC120080034 gene encoding protein MAIN-LIKE 2-like: MDSSATPGPDDPLILKEQDNHISSDIWDGKERGVLRCLEHTSILERWKLTGKQIELVEKAGFGYLRLMPAVTLDCALISALVERWRKETNTFHFSVGEMTITLEDVALLLGLSIDGKPVTDVDVDPKSLCENLLGKAPTDFKGAVKLTWLKEVFSECPEDAGIEQIEYSTRAYLLYLLGSTIFASTSGNKVSVMYLSLFKNFDEAGKYAWGAAALAFLYRALGNASLKSQRTISGSLTLLQCWSYYHLNIGRPKLKKEPENCFPFLLKWTENRSGSRMGINLPTYRKALDSLQPSDVQWLPYKDMDFSVVPEDIKNSLVLRASRTMLICFDKAEKHLPDRCLRQFGLPQPIPKDVEDWKRKISLMDSKEELPLDLKEWSDRYELIYNGIDCVDESEYLQWYEKITRKFVGRAESWESRFRQTIKAMHEVVKIVNSISTNGMDREDRKLFSNVKTMVHKCWTEKYADSPSEGDSAKRTGKRKREG, encoded by the exons ATGGACTCCAGTGCAACTCCTGGACCAGATGATCCTTTAATTCTCAAAGAGCAAGATAATCACATATCATCAGACATTTGGGATGGAAAG GAAAGAGGTGTGCTTAGATGTTTAGAGCATACATCTATTCTTGAGAGATGGAAACTTACAGGAAAACAGATTGAGCTAGTTGAAAAGGCTGGATTTGGGTACTTGAGATTGATGCCAGCAGTAACCCTTGACTGTGCGCTCATCTCAGCACTTGTGGAGAGATGGAGAAAGGAAACTAACACCTTCCATTTTTCAGTTGGAGAAATGACAATAACGCTTGAAGATGTTGCTCTTCTACTTGGGCTATCGATTGATGGAAAACCTGTCACAGATGTGGATGTTGACCCCAAGTCACTTTGTGAAAATTTACTTGGGAAAGCACCAACAGATTTCAAGGGTGCTGTGAAGCTAACTTGGTTGAAGGAGGTTTTCTCAGAATGTCCAGAAGATGCAGGGATCGAACAAATAGAGTATTCTACTCGTGCATATCTCTTATACTTGTTAGGCAGTACTATATTTGCTTCAACGagtgggaacaaagttagtgtCATGTACCTTTCATTATTCAAGAATTTTGATGAGGCTGGCAAGTATGCTTGGGGTGCTGCTGCTTTGGCTTTCTTGTATAGAGCACTAGGCAATGCTTCTCTTAAATCTCAGCGCACCATCAGCGGTTCTTTAACACTTCTGCAG TGTTGGAGTTATTATCACTTGAATATTGGCCGACCCAAATTAAAAAAGGAGCCAGAGAATTGTTTCCCATTTCTACTTAAATGGACGGAAAATAGAAGTGGTTCCCGAATGGGAATAAATTTGCCCACATACCGCAAGGCCTTGGATTCTCTTCAACCCTCCGAT GTACAATGGCTTCCCTACAAGGATATGGACTTTTCTGTTGTACCAGAAGATATCAAGAACAGTTTGGTCTTGCGTGCATCAAGAACAATGTTAATTTGTTTTGATAAGGCTGAGAAGCATCTTCCAGACCGATGTTTGAGACAGTTTGGCCTGCCTCAACCTATTCCAAAGGACGTTGAGGATTGGAAGCGGAAAATTTCTTTAATGGATAGCAAGGAGGAACTCCCATTAGATCTCAAAGAATGGTCAGACCGGTATGAACTTATCTATAATGGCATTGATTGTGTAGACGAAAGTGAGTATTTGCAATGGTATGAAAAGATCACCCGTAAATTTGTTGGACGAGCCGAGTCGTGGGAGTCAAGATTTAGGCAAACAATTAAGGCTATGCATGAAGTTGTGAAAATAGTAAATTCAATCTCCACGAATGGGATGGATCGCGAGGATCGAAAGTTATTTAGTAATGTGAAAACTATGGTACATAAATGTTGGACAGAAAAATATGCTGATTCACCCAGCGAAGGGGATAGTGCAAAACGTACCGGGAAACGCAAGAGGGAAGGCTAA